One Triticum dicoccoides isolate Atlit2015 ecotype Zavitan chromosome 4B, WEW_v2.0, whole genome shotgun sequence genomic window carries:
- the LOC119294190 gene encoding uncharacterized protein LOC119294190 yields MKRLWSYLPSSLSSSRSDPPQQIPDPTGDPPAAKAGDTPALLQEPPPALQDPLPENHSPNGEIYGNQMLTSSKSYPSHKIHDPPRKLMASVRSRLVQLLPPQLGKGSDCGAVLPSLATGATLEQLIYEPGHPSQRRKSLQKSHSL; encoded by the exons ATGAAGCGACTGTGGAGCTATCTCCCCTCTTCTCTTAGCAGTTCCAGGAGCGACCCTCCGCAGCAGATTCCTGATCCCACCGGTGATCCTCCAGCCGCTAAAGCCGGGGACACTCCCGCCCTTCTTCAGGAGCCTCCACCGGCTCTTCAAG ATCCTTTGCCGGAGAATCATTCTCCCAATGGCGAGATTTACGGCAACCAGATGCTTACCAGCTCCAAGAGCTACCCTTCGCACAAGATTCATGATCCTCCCCGTAAATTAATGGCGTCTGTGCGCTCCCGACTGGTGCAACTCTTGCCGCCGCAGCTAGGGAAGGGAAGCGACTGTGGAGCTGTCTTGCCTTCCTTAGCAACAGGAGCAACCCTGGAGCAGCTGATTTATGAACCCGGGCATCCTTCGCAAAGACGGAAGTCTTTGCAAAAATCGCACAGCCTGTAA